The following are encoded together in the Burkholderiales bacterium genome:
- the argF gene encoding ornithine carbamoyltransferase yields MTIKHFLQFKDLTREEFEYLFERTRWIKEQFKAYKTYHPLHDRTLVMIFEKASTRTRLSFEAGMHQLGGSAIYLNTRDSQLGRGEPVEDAAQVISRMSDIVMIRTFEQEIIERFARYSRVPVINGLTNEYHPCQILADIYTYIEHRGSIQGKTVAWIGDSNNVCNTWLQAAEVFDFNVHVSTPPGYEVEPERAGLYGTDHYEEFADPMEAARGADLVTTDVWTSMGFEAEDEERRRAFADWQVDAEMMRVAKPDALFMHCLPAHRGEEVAAEVIDGPQSVVWDEAENRLHTQKALLEYLLLGRIETPK; encoded by the coding sequence ATGACCATCAAGCATTTCCTGCAGTTCAAGGACCTGACGCGGGAGGAATTCGAATATCTCTTCGAACGCACCCGCTGGATCAAGGAACAGTTCAAGGCCTACAAGACCTATCATCCCCTGCATGACCGCACCCTGGTCATGATCTTCGAGAAGGCCAGCACGCGCACGCGTCTGTCCTTCGAGGCCGGCATGCACCAGTTGGGCGGCAGCGCCATCTACCTCAACACCCGTGACTCGCAACTGGGACGGGGCGAACCGGTGGAGGATGCGGCGCAGGTGATTTCCCGCATGTCAGACATCGTCATGATCCGCACCTTCGAGCAGGAGATCATCGAGCGTTTCGCACGCTATTCGCGGGTGCCGGTCATCAACGGCCTCACCAACGAATATCATCCCTGCCAGATTCTGGCCGACATCTACACCTACATCGAGCATCGTGGCTCCATCCAGGGCAAGACGGTGGCGTGGATCGGCGACTCCAACAATGTCTGCAACACCTGGCTGCAGGCGGCGGAGGTGTTCGATTTCAACGTGCATGTCTCCACGCCGCCGGGTTACGAGGTGGAGCCGGAACGTGCCGGGCTTTACGGCACCGATCACTACGAGGAATTCGCCGACCCCATGGAAGCGGCGCGGGGCGCCGATCTGGTCACCACCGACGTGTGGACCAGCATGGGCTTCGAGGCCGAGGACGAGGAACGCCGGCGCGCTTTTGCCGACTGGCAGGTGGATGCCGAGATGATGCGCGTGGCCAAGCCCGATGCCCTGTTCATGCACTGTCTGCCGGCCCACCGTGGCGAGGAAGTGGCGGCGGAAGTGATCGACGGGCCGCAAAGCGTGGTCTGGGATGAAGCGGAAAACCGCCTGCACACCCAGAAGGCGCTGCTCGAATATCTTCTCCTTGGCCGCATCGAGACCCCCAAATGA